A single genomic interval of Musa acuminata AAA Group cultivar baxijiao chromosome BXJ3-4, Cavendish_Baxijiao_AAA, whole genome shotgun sequence harbors:
- the LOC135636169 gene encoding probable N-acetyltransferase HLS1 isoform X1 has product MEMMETMAAAAAAVEGGVVVIREYEAERDRVGVEAVERRCEVGPSGGGMSLFTDLLGDPLCRVRHSPPFLMLVAEVICGSESREIVGIVRGCIKTVACGARKPHRCSSTTTAPLTSLAKHHTAPSPIYAKVAYLLGLRVSPAHRRRGIGLKLVERMEEWFKEKGAEYAYMATEKDNEASIRLFTGRCGYSKFRTPAILVQPVFAHRLTLPRAIAIVRLPAADAEALYRRRFAATEFFPRDIDAVLANPLSLGTFLAVPAGCAAAARWEGADAFLADPPSSWAVSSVWNSKEVFRLEVRGAGRWRRALALASRAVDWALPWLRIPSVPDLFRPFGMYLMYGLGGEGPAAAAYARAVCRHAHNMARTDPGCRVVAAEVAACEPLREGIPHWSRLSCAEDLWCVKRLAEEYSDGALGDWTKAPPPPTIFVDPREF; this is encoded by the exons ATGGAGATGATGGAgacgatggcggcggcggcggcggcggtggaaggAGGAGTGGTAGTGATCAGGGAGTACGAGGCGGAGCGGGACAGGGTGGGAGTGGAGGCTGTAGAGCGAAGGTGCGAGGTAGGGCCCAGCGGCGGCGGCATGTCCCTCTTCACCGACCTGCTCGGCGACCCCCTCTGCCGCGTCCGCCACTCCCCTCCCTTCCTCATGCTG GTAGCGGAGGTGATATGTGGGTCGGAGAGCAGGGAGATCGTTGGGATTGTGCGCGGGTGCATCAAGACCGTGGCCTGCGGCGCCCGGAAGCCCCACCGCTGCTCCAGCACTACCACCGCCCCCTTAACCTCCCTCGCGAAGCACCACACCGCCCCTTCCCCCATCTATGCGAAGGTCGCGTACCTCCTCGGCCTCCGCGTCTCCCCCGCCCACCG ACGACGAGGGATCGGGTTGAAGCTGGTGGAGAGGATGGAGGAATGGTTCAAGGAGAAGGGGGCGGAGTACGCGTACATGGCGACCGAGAAGGACAACGAGGCTTCCATCCGCCTCTTCACGGGGCGGTGCGGCTACTCCAAGTTTCGCACCCCGGCCATCCTCGTGCAACCGGTGTTCGCGCACCGCCTCACCCTCCCCCGCGCCATTGCCATCGTCCGCCTCCCCGCCGCCGACGCCGAGGCCCTGTACCGCCGCCGCTTCGCAGCCACAGAGTTCTTCCCGCGCGACATCGACGCCGTCCTCGCCAACCCGCTCTCCCTCGGCACCTTCCTCGCCGTCCCCGCTGGCTGCGCCGCGGCGGCCAGGTGGGAGGGGGCGGACGCCTTCCTGGCGGACCCGCCGTCGTCGTGGGCGGTGTCGAGCGTGTGGAACTCCAAGGAGGTGTTCCGGCTCGAGGTGCGGGGCGCGGGGCGGTGGCGGCGGGCGCTGGCGCTGGCGAGCCGGGCGGTGGACTGGGCGCTGCCGTGGCTGCGGATCCCGTCGGTGCCCGACCTGTTCCGGCCGTTCGGGATGTACCTTATGTACGGGCTCGGCGGGGAGGGCCCCGCAGCGGCGGCGTACGCGCGGGCGGTGTGCCGGCACGCGCACAACATGGCGCGGACGGACCCGGGGTGCCGGGTGGTGGCGGCGGAGGTGGCGGCGTGCGAGCCGCTCCGCGAGGGGATCCCCCACTGGAGCCGCCTCTCGTGTGCCGAGGACCTGTGGTGCGTGAAGCGCCTCGCCGAGGAGTATAGCGACGGCGCCCTCGGCGACTGGACCAAGGCCCCGCCGCCGCCGACCATCTTCGTGGACCCCAGGGAATTCTAA
- the LOC135636169 gene encoding probable N-acetyltransferase HLS1 isoform X2 → MEMMETMAAAAAAVEGGVVVIREYEAERDRVGVEAVERRCEVGPSGGGMSLFTDLLGDPLCRVRHSPPFLMLVAEVICGSESREIVGIVRGCIKTVACGARKPHRCSSTTTAPSPIYAKVAYLLGLRVSPAHRRRGIGLKLVERMEEWFKEKGAEYAYMATEKDNEASIRLFTGRCGYSKFRTPAILVQPVFAHRLTLPRAIAIVRLPAADAEALYRRRFAATEFFPRDIDAVLANPLSLGTFLAVPAGCAAAARWEGADAFLADPPSSWAVSSVWNSKEVFRLEVRGAGRWRRALALASRAVDWALPWLRIPSVPDLFRPFGMYLMYGLGGEGPAAAAYARAVCRHAHNMARTDPGCRVVAAEVAACEPLREGIPHWSRLSCAEDLWCVKRLAEEYSDGALGDWTKAPPPPTIFVDPREF, encoded by the exons ATGGAGATGATGGAgacgatggcggcggcggcggcggcggtggaaggAGGAGTGGTAGTGATCAGGGAGTACGAGGCGGAGCGGGACAGGGTGGGAGTGGAGGCTGTAGAGCGAAGGTGCGAGGTAGGGCCCAGCGGCGGCGGCATGTCCCTCTTCACCGACCTGCTCGGCGACCCCCTCTGCCGCGTCCGCCACTCCCCTCCCTTCCTCATGCTG GTAGCGGAGGTGATATGTGGGTCGGAGAGCAGGGAGATCGTTGGGATTGTGCGCGGGTGCATCAAGACCGTGGCCTGCGGCGCCCGGAAGCCCCACCGCTGCTCCAGCACTACCACCGCCCC TTCCCCCATCTATGCGAAGGTCGCGTACCTCCTCGGCCTCCGCGTCTCCCCCGCCCACCG ACGACGAGGGATCGGGTTGAAGCTGGTGGAGAGGATGGAGGAATGGTTCAAGGAGAAGGGGGCGGAGTACGCGTACATGGCGACCGAGAAGGACAACGAGGCTTCCATCCGCCTCTTCACGGGGCGGTGCGGCTACTCCAAGTTTCGCACCCCGGCCATCCTCGTGCAACCGGTGTTCGCGCACCGCCTCACCCTCCCCCGCGCCATTGCCATCGTCCGCCTCCCCGCCGCCGACGCCGAGGCCCTGTACCGCCGCCGCTTCGCAGCCACAGAGTTCTTCCCGCGCGACATCGACGCCGTCCTCGCCAACCCGCTCTCCCTCGGCACCTTCCTCGCCGTCCCCGCTGGCTGCGCCGCGGCGGCCAGGTGGGAGGGGGCGGACGCCTTCCTGGCGGACCCGCCGTCGTCGTGGGCGGTGTCGAGCGTGTGGAACTCCAAGGAGGTGTTCCGGCTCGAGGTGCGGGGCGCGGGGCGGTGGCGGCGGGCGCTGGCGCTGGCGAGCCGGGCGGTGGACTGGGCGCTGCCGTGGCTGCGGATCCCGTCGGTGCCCGACCTGTTCCGGCCGTTCGGGATGTACCTTATGTACGGGCTCGGCGGGGAGGGCCCCGCAGCGGCGGCGTACGCGCGGGCGGTGTGCCGGCACGCGCACAACATGGCGCGGACGGACCCGGGGTGCCGGGTGGTGGCGGCGGAGGTGGCGGCGTGCGAGCCGCTCCGCGAGGGGATCCCCCACTGGAGCCGCCTCTCGTGTGCCGAGGACCTGTGGTGCGTGAAGCGCCTCGCCGAGGAGTATAGCGACGGCGCCCTCGGCGACTGGACCAAGGCCCCGCCGCCGCCGACCATCTTCGTGGACCCCAGGGAATTCTAA